In one window of Pseudodesulfovibrio sediminis DNA:
- the pbpC gene encoding penicillin-binding protein 1C: protein MKWNRRFLYGGLILSSFPLVAALAFGLLDALFPLPEEWLSPPSGTRVLDRSGIELRRFLATDSMWRFPVTLQDVSPDLVKALIESEDRWFYEHPGVNPFAIVRAAWGNLVAGRVVSGASTIPMQIARMSDPRSRTLEAKVIEAFRAIQLSIKYSKTELLEAYLNVAPFGGNIMGVGAASLLYFDKPPSQLSLGESALLAVLPRAPNWYNPARHPDRAMVIRNQVLELLTSRKVVDLAEAKRAMRQPMVAHRRPSPMLAPHFSLFVKHRLGAEPNLVTTLDISKQRTLEQLLFRHVLRIRQEGISNAAAVILDRKTREVLAMVGSVDFFDDQTQGQVNNAISRRSPGSTLKPFLYALAFDQGLAIPESRMLDVPTDFAGYTPENYSGTFSGQVTIAEALSRSLNVPAVRQLTRVGLNKFYDLLKRGGLETINRPPSFYGLPLALGTCEVRLLDLANLYATLAEGGRHRPWRIVSHSDEVEQQLFSPEASHTISQILTRVTRPDMPDSWRLTQDRPIAAWKTGTSFGHRDAWAVGFDDTLAVGVWVGNPDGKVVKGISGAVHAGPLFFDILRAFTTGSRDLRLADAPNLRPVKICKASHLLAGPDCPETYTALAGPKLKIGRCSDHKRILVDAETGDLLEGDCVMARPATSTVVRTVPPELAAWLASQGKSVPKLPPLSSYCSDVPSGRPPTIISPSATTTYVVRHDTPSRFQKINLKAVSSDPSQILWWYVDGVFIGTTSDKKTLFYSMQLGKHQASVSDGFGRSHTLEFNVIR from the coding sequence ATGAAATGGAATCGTCGCTTTCTTTATGGAGGTTTGATTCTTTCAAGCTTCCCATTGGTGGCCGCATTGGCTTTCGGCCTGCTTGATGCTTTATTTCCTCTCCCGGAGGAGTGGCTTTCGCCTCCCTCCGGGACGCGGGTTTTGGATCGTTCCGGCATTGAGTTGCGACGATTTTTGGCCACAGATTCAATGTGGCGTTTTCCCGTCACTCTGCAAGACGTCTCACCAGATTTGGTAAAGGCTTTGATAGAGTCTGAGGACAGGTGGTTTTATGAGCATCCGGGGGTCAATCCATTCGCCATCGTCCGTGCTGCGTGGGGTAATCTGGTTGCCGGACGAGTCGTTTCTGGAGCCTCCACGATTCCTATGCAGATAGCCCGGATGTCTGATCCTCGGTCGCGCACTTTGGAAGCTAAAGTAATAGAGGCCTTTCGGGCTATTCAACTCTCAATAAAATATTCAAAAACCGAGCTGCTTGAGGCATATTTGAATGTAGCCCCCTTTGGCGGCAACATTATGGGGGTGGGGGCTGCTTCACTGTTGTATTTTGATAAGCCCCCTAGCCAACTTTCTCTTGGTGAGAGTGCTTTGTTGGCGGTCTTGCCGCGTGCTCCGAATTGGTACAATCCTGCGCGGCACCCTGACCGGGCAATGGTGATTCGGAATCAGGTGCTTGAGTTGCTTACAAGTCGTAAGGTCGTTGATTTAGCTGAGGCGAAGAGAGCTATGCGGCAGCCCATGGTCGCGCATCGTCGTCCTTCACCCATGCTGGCCCCACATTTTTCTCTTTTTGTCAAACATCGCTTAGGAGCAGAACCTAATCTGGTTACTACGCTGGATATTTCCAAACAACGAACTCTTGAGCAGCTTTTGTTCAGGCATGTGTTACGAATTAGGCAGGAAGGGATCTCTAATGCTGCTGCCGTCATCCTTGATAGGAAAACACGTGAAGTGCTTGCGATGGTCGGCTCTGTTGATTTTTTTGATGACCAAACACAAGGCCAAGTCAATAATGCAATTTCTCGTCGTTCTCCTGGGTCGACGCTCAAGCCTTTCCTATACGCGTTGGCATTTGATCAAGGGCTCGCAATACCTGAATCACGTATGCTTGATGTTCCGACGGATTTTGCTGGATACACACCTGAAAATTATTCAGGCACATTTTCCGGGCAAGTCACCATTGCCGAAGCATTGTCCCGTTCACTGAATGTTCCTGCTGTTCGCCAGCTTACTCGTGTCGGGTTAAACAAGTTTTATGATTTGTTGAAAAGAGGCGGACTTGAGACCATTAACCGCCCGCCCTCATTTTACGGTTTGCCCCTGGCCTTGGGGACATGCGAGGTCCGTCTATTAGACCTTGCCAACCTCTATGCAACCCTTGCCGAAGGAGGGAGGCATCGACCATGGCGTATCGTTAGCCACTCTGATGAAGTGGAGCAGCAACTGTTCAGCCCGGAAGCCTCTCACACCATCTCCCAAATCCTGACAAGAGTTACGCGACCTGACATGCCAGACTCCTGGCGGTTGACTCAGGATCGTCCTATTGCAGCATGGAAAACCGGTACTTCCTTTGGGCATCGGGATGCATGGGCTGTCGGCTTTGACGATACTCTTGCCGTCGGGGTCTGGGTGGGTAATCCTGATGGCAAAGTCGTGAAAGGAATTTCAGGAGCAGTCCATGCCGGTCCGCTTTTTTTTGATATTCTCCGTGCGTTTACTACCGGTTCTCGCGACCTGCGCTTAGCTGATGCGCCTAACTTGCGACCTGTCAAGATCTGCAAGGCCAGTCATCTTCTTGCAGGGCCTGATTGTCCTGAAACATATACGGCGTTAGCTGGACCAAAGTTGAAAATTGGTCGTTGCTCCGATCACAAACGGATTTTGGTTGATGCTGAAACCGGTGATTTGCTTGAAGGTGATTGTGTTATGGCTAGGCCTGCAACTTCCACGGTTGTCCGCACCGTCCCGCCAGAGTTGGCGGCATGGCTGGCCTCGCAGGGCAAATCTGTGCCCAAGCTGCCCCCATTGAGTTCTTATTGCTCGGATGTACCGAGCGGAAGGCCTCCAACCATTATCTCGCCCTCGGCCACAACCACATACGTTGTGCGTCATGATACACCTTCTCGGTTTCAGAAAATCAACCTGAAGGCCGTATCTTCCGATCCTTCGCAAATCCTTTGGTGGTATGTTGATGGTGTTTTTATTGGCACAACTTCGGACAAGAAAACACTTTTTTATTCAATGCAGCTTGGCAAACACCAAGCCTCAGTCTCAGATGGTTTTGGGCGGAGTCATACATTGGAATTTAATGTGATTCGATAA
- a CDS encoding AEC family transporter, with the protein MPITGRLVASIAVLLGLICLASFFRHKGFLKDEHAGVFAKLVTHCTLPALIFVSLAHTKIVWSQAWLALIMFVAELFALTLGWIAARVLRLDRPATGAMILVSGFGSSSLLGYALISQVFPGNLAAMTEAVMVSEIGVGPALFTLGTMIAIYYGRETASPDARIRAALAFFKSPIFVSVVAGLAWSTFKLPVDGPVVGTVVQALKAAGTANTLMVTLLVGVLLKFENIRSVVVVGAAVALNKLILKPVIIWLPTSFMTFHHWEVHVLVLEAAMPSALLTVALSRSYGCDAGLASRMVFLTTTLSVLTIPLMFGMLR; encoded by the coding sequence ATGCCCATCACCGGCCGTCTTGTCGCCTCAATCGCTGTCCTGCTCGGCCTGATCTGTCTCGCTTCCTTTTTTCGGCATAAAGGATTTCTCAAGGACGAACACGCCGGCGTGTTTGCGAAGCTCGTCACTCACTGCACTTTACCCGCGCTGATCTTCGTATCTCTGGCCCATACGAAAATCGTCTGGTCGCAGGCGTGGCTGGCGCTGATAATGTTCGTTGCGGAACTGTTCGCCCTGACGCTTGGCTGGATTGCGGCCCGGGTGCTGAGGCTGGATCGCCCGGCTACCGGAGCCATGATTCTGGTCTCCGGGTTTGGCAGCTCGTCACTTCTGGGCTACGCGCTCATAAGTCAGGTGTTTCCCGGTAACCTGGCAGCCATGACCGAGGCCGTCATGGTCTCGGAGATCGGCGTTGGACCGGCGCTGTTCACCCTGGGCACCATGATCGCAATTTACTACGGCAGGGAAACGGCCTCGCCGGACGCCCGCATCAGGGCAGCGCTGGCGTTTTTCAAGTCACCGATTTTTGTTTCCGTGGTGGCGGGACTTGCATGGTCCACTTTCAAGCTGCCCGTGGACGGCCCTGTCGTCGGGACCGTTGTCCAGGCGCTCAAGGCCGCGGGCACGGCCAATACCCTGATGGTCACACTGCTTGTCGGCGTGCTGCTCAAGTTCGAGAACATCCGTAGCGTGGTCGTGGTGGGCGCGGCCGTGGCGCTGAACAAGCTTATCCTGAAGCCGGTGATAATCTGGTTGCCGACCTCGTTCATGACGTTTCATCATTGGGAGGTTCATGTGCTGGTGCTTGAGGCGGCCATGCCGTCGGCGTTGCTGACCGTGGCGCTGTCGCGTTCCTATGGTTGTGACGCAGGGTTGGCATCACGAATGGTTTTTCTTACCACGACGCTTTCCGTGCTGACCATTCCGCTGATGTTCGGCATGTTGCGGTGA
- a CDS encoding alanine/glycine:cation symporter family protein, protein MDFLTVLDELVGKVGAFAWGPPMLILLVGTGVWLTLALRGIQIRKLGYALYLALIKRKEETDEPGDITHFQALMTALSATVGTGNIAGVATAIAMGGPGALFWMWVTGLVGMATKYAEAVLAVKYRVIDENGEMSGGPMYYISKGLKKPWLGAMFACCASVAAFGIGNMVQSNSIAQAVKATYQISPVVTGIVLMVCISVVILGGIKKIGQVTGFFVPIMIIFYMAGASYIIITNMAGIPAALNLIFEQAFNPTAAVGGFAGASIMMCIRMGVARGVFSNESGLGSAPIAAAAAQTKSPVTQALVSMTQTFIDTLVVCTMTGLVLILTGAWSNGTTGAELTTISFATGMPGGAHVVTIGLILFAYSTILGWSYYGEKSIEYLLGVKAILPYRLLFIFFVGAGAIAKLSLVWNISDTLNGLMAIPNLIGLILLSPVVVSETKKYFESIKKTKEVEAIQSPAVPQGEE, encoded by the coding sequence ATGGATTTTTTGACTGTATTGGACGAATTAGTTGGTAAAGTGGGAGCATTTGCCTGGGGTCCCCCCATGCTGATCCTGCTGGTTGGAACAGGTGTATGGCTGACGCTTGCACTGCGTGGGATTCAAATACGAAAACTGGGATACGCGCTCTATCTTGCCCTCATCAAACGCAAGGAAGAAACGGACGAACCAGGAGACATCACCCACTTCCAAGCCTTGATGACAGCGCTCTCGGCAACAGTCGGGACAGGAAACATCGCGGGTGTCGCCACTGCAATTGCAATGGGTGGCCCGGGTGCCCTGTTCTGGATGTGGGTCACCGGCCTCGTCGGCATGGCCACCAAATACGCCGAAGCGGTTCTGGCCGTTAAGTATCGTGTAATAGACGAAAACGGCGAGATGAGCGGCGGCCCGATGTACTACATCTCGAAAGGGCTGAAAAAGCCATGGCTTGGAGCTATGTTTGCCTGCTGCGCCTCAGTGGCGGCCTTTGGCATCGGTAACATGGTCCAATCAAACTCTATCGCACAAGCGGTCAAAGCAACCTATCAGATCTCCCCGGTTGTTACCGGTATCGTTCTCATGGTGTGCATCTCCGTCGTCATCCTTGGGGGCATCAAGAAAATCGGTCAGGTGACCGGTTTCTTTGTCCCCATCATGATCATATTCTACATGGCTGGCGCATCATACATCATCATTACAAACATGGCAGGCATTCCTGCCGCTCTGAACCTCATTTTCGAGCAGGCATTCAATCCCACCGCCGCGGTCGGCGGGTTTGCCGGAGCATCCATAATGATGTGTATCAGGATGGGCGTGGCCCGCGGGGTTTTCTCCAATGAATCAGGCCTGGGAAGCGCCCCTATCGCGGCGGCCGCAGCCCAGACCAAAAGCCCTGTCACCCAGGCGCTGGTGTCCATGACCCAGACCTTCATCGACACCCTGGTGGTCTGTACCATGACCGGCCTCGTCCTGATCCTTACCGGGGCCTGGTCAAACGGAACCACCGGCGCGGAACTCACAACCATCAGTTTCGCAACAGGCATGCCCGGCGGCGCACATGTCGTGACCATCGGCCTGATCCTGTTCGCCTATTCGACCATACTGGGTTGGAGCTACTACGGAGAAAAATCCATCGAATATCTGCTCGGTGTGAAAGCGATACTCCCGTACCGCCTTCTGTTCATCTTCTTCGTAGGGGCGGGAGCCATTGCAAAACTCAGCCTTGTCTGGAACATCTCAGACACCCTGAACGGCCTGATGGCCATCCCCAACCTCATCGGCCTGATCCTGCTGAGTCCAGTTGTTGTCTCGGAAACGAAAAAGTATTTCGAGTCGATCAAAAAGACGAAAGAGGTCGAGGCCATCCAATCACCAGCGGTACCGCAAGGGGAAGAATAG
- the ald gene encoding alanine dehydrogenase, which yields MKVGILKEIKAAENRVSMTPTGVEVLCANGHDVVVETAAGVGSGFSNEEYVAAGAKIIDTPAEIYATADMVMHVKEPQPSEYDMVREGQIVFTYFHFAPDEPLTRAFIKNKSIAIAYETVEGPAGDLPLLTPMSEVAGRMSIQEGAKYLERDFGGRGLLMGGVTGVAPANVVVIGGGVVGTNAAQMACGLGAKVSLLDMNLDRLRYLSEVMPKNCFPMMSSPALLRELLLEADVVIGAVLVAGAKAPKLVTREMLKSMKDGAVIVDVAIDQGGCFETSKATTHQDPVFDVEGVIHYCVANMPGAVPVTSTMALTNATLPYALEIANKGWKQAAIESNPIKTGLNIVNGQVTYKGVADAFDLEYVPVENVL from the coding sequence ATGAAAGTCGGAATCTTGAAAGAAATTAAAGCAGCAGAGAACAGAGTATCCATGACGCCCACCGGAGTCGAAGTCCTCTGTGCAAACGGCCACGATGTCGTTGTCGAAACGGCCGCTGGCGTGGGAAGCGGATTTTCGAATGAAGAGTACGTGGCTGCCGGGGCCAAGATTATCGACACACCTGCCGAAATTTACGCCACAGCCGACATGGTGATGCACGTCAAGGAGCCGCAACCCTCCGAATACGACATGGTCCGCGAAGGACAGATCGTCTTCACCTATTTCCACTTCGCCCCTGATGAGCCGCTGACCCGCGCGTTCATCAAGAACAAGTCCATCGCCATCGCCTATGAAACCGTTGAAGGCCCTGCCGGAGACCTGCCGCTGCTCACTCCCATGAGTGAAGTCGCCGGTCGCATGTCCATTCAGGAAGGCGCTAAGTACCTTGAACGCGACTTTGGTGGCCGCGGCCTCCTCATGGGCGGTGTGACCGGTGTCGCGCCCGCGAACGTGGTCGTCATCGGCGGCGGTGTTGTCGGAACCAACGCGGCTCAGATGGCCTGTGGCCTCGGAGCAAAAGTCTCCCTGCTCGACATGAATCTGGACAGACTCCGCTACCTCTCCGAAGTCATGCCCAAGAACTGTTTCCCCATGATGAGCAGCCCGGCCCTGCTGCGCGAGCTGCTGCTCGAAGCCGATGTCGTCATTGGCGCGGTCCTCGTCGCCGGTGCCAAAGCGCCCAAGCTTGTCACACGCGAGATGCTGAAGTCCATGAAAGACGGCGCCGTGATCGTCGATGTCGCCATTGACCAGGGCGGCTGTTTCGAAACTTCCAAGGCCACCACGCACCAGGACCCGGTCTTCGATGTCGAAGGCGTCATCCACTACTGTGTCGCCAACATGCCTGGTGCCGTTCCCGTGACGTCCACCATGGCACTGACCAACGCCACCCTCCCCTATGCTCTTGAAATCGCCAACAAGGGCTGGAAGCAGGCCGCCATTGAGAGCAACCCCATCAAGACCGGACTGAACATCGTCAACGGTCAGGTAACCTACAAGGGTGTCGCCGACGCCTTTGACCTTGAATATGTGCCTGTCGAGAACGTTCTGTAA
- a CDS encoding sigma 54-interacting transcriptional regulator: protein MHKNKKFELIFKDRIGIVFDITKLIQRHEMNIVSMEVEQQDGYAQVALEIDDRDKTVDTDTLLKLFSTLPGIKNQIELKRLPQEKRELWFRILFDGMSEGIISVDSRGIISTVNSVACRILDMPYEALINTHVREVNPKDNILLDCVEKRIPVSRRKSAVTSTGRVEFYGSAKPILNSKGGFVGAVLLMKDLKEVKAMVDAVMTPIEINFNDFIGESRDIKNLISFAKKTAKLETTISITGESGTGKELFAQAIHFESGRKGPFIPINCAALPEALIESELFGYVDGAFTGAKKKGKPGLFEAAKNGTIFLDEIGDMPINTQAKILRVLQDGFVRRIGGVKHIPVNARVITATNKNLHNMVATNDFREDLFYRINVLTIQIPPLRERLSDISQLVASFLQQFNRKLQKEDQTITVEALEQLSNYNWPGNVRELRNVIERASILSDSSKITTEVIHFNTKPLGCGQRCRTIPPIETDKPLKELIGKYERELLLDALNSTTSIRSAAKKLDLSHTALLRKIQKYQLRNTMENSPWESPDSIR from the coding sequence ATGCACAAAAACAAGAAATTTGAACTTATCTTCAAAGATCGGATAGGCATTGTATTTGATATTACGAAGCTTATTCAACGGCATGAGATGAACATCGTCTCCATGGAAGTCGAGCAACAGGACGGCTATGCGCAGGTTGCACTGGAGATAGATGACCGGGACAAGACGGTGGACACCGACACGCTCCTGAAGCTCTTTTCCACACTTCCCGGCATAAAAAACCAGATCGAATTGAAGCGACTTCCACAGGAGAAAAGAGAACTGTGGTTTCGCATTCTGTTTGACGGCATGAGTGAAGGGATCATCTCCGTGGACTCCAGAGGAATCATCAGCACGGTCAACAGTGTGGCGTGCCGCATCCTGGACATGCCATACGAGGCGTTGATCAACACCCACGTCCGCGAGGTCAACCCCAAAGACAACATCCTGTTGGATTGTGTCGAGAAACGCATTCCTGTGAGCAGGAGAAAGTCTGCCGTTACCAGCACGGGCCGAGTCGAATTTTACGGGTCGGCAAAACCGATCCTCAATTCCAAGGGAGGCTTTGTGGGCGCGGTCCTGCTGATGAAGGACCTCAAAGAAGTCAAGGCAATGGTCGATGCCGTCATGACGCCCATTGAAATCAATTTCAATGACTTCATCGGAGAAAGTCGTGACATCAAGAACCTGATTTCTTTTGCCAAAAAGACCGCAAAGCTGGAAACAACCATCTCCATCACGGGCGAGAGCGGCACCGGCAAGGAGCTTTTTGCCCAGGCCATTCACTTTGAAAGCGGCAGGAAAGGCCCGTTCATCCCCATCAACTGCGCCGCTCTGCCGGAAGCCCTCATCGAGAGCGAACTCTTCGGTTATGTTGACGGCGCCTTTACCGGCGCCAAAAAGAAAGGCAAGCCCGGCCTGTTTGAAGCCGCCAAAAACGGCACCATTTTTCTGGATGAAATCGGCGACATGCCCATCAACACACAAGCCAAGATACTCCGTGTCCTTCAGGACGGCTTTGTGCGCAGAATTGGCGGCGTCAAACACATTCCCGTGAACGCCAGGGTCATTACCGCCACCAACAAAAACCTCCACAACATGGTTGCGACAAACGATTTTCGGGAAGACCTGTTCTATCGCATCAACGTGTTGACGATCCAGATCCCTCCGCTACGGGAAAGGTTGAGCGACATCTCTCAGTTGGTCGCTTCATTCCTCCAGCAGTTCAACCGGAAACTCCAGAAAGAAGACCAGACCATTACCGTGGAAGCGCTGGAACAACTGTCCAACTACAATTGGCCGGGAAATGTGCGCGAACTGAGAAACGTCATTGAACGCGCCTCCATCCTGAGCGATTCCAGCAAGATCACGACTGAAGTGATACACTTCAACACCAAGCCTCTGGGATGCGGGCAGCGATGCAGAACAATCCCGCCCATCGAAACGGACAAACCCCTCAAAGAATTGATTGGCAAATATGAGCGGGAGCTGCTGCTTGACGCACTGAACTCCACTACCAGCATCCGAAGCGCGGCAAAAAAGCTTGATCTTTCCCACACCGCGCTGCTGCGCAAAATCCAGAAATATCAACTGCGAAACACTATGGAAAACAGTCCCTGGGAATCCCCCGATTCCATCCGCTGA
- a CDS encoding glycosyltransferase, giving the protein MRILHISKYAYPVRGGIETCVRDLSTEQVRQGHDITVLCHQPTPLKGTTTTLEDGVAITRCATLGTCAFAPLSPVFPLHLRTAIKRARPDVIHLHLPNPAVLYSRIFPANVPVIAHWHADVQGTPSAAVRALYPLYRLFETPCLSRASRIVTTSPPYRQSSPSLRRWHTKTAVIPLGIDLNRYPAHDTVEQPDRPLVLSVGRCSFYKGFEHLVRAAAAVPEADFVIAGDGSRRWDLLREIDRLALSDRVHLPGAVSDSQLRQYYKQASLFCLPSVDRSEAFGVVLLEAMRYGLPLISTAIPGSGAAWVNMDGHTGIVVPPASPSALAQAIKDMLHNTQRTEEMGKAARARLEETFTIQAVAQSFQALYREVIANPTA; this is encoded by the coding sequence ATGCGCATTCTTCACATCAGCAAATACGCCTACCCGGTCAGAGGCGGCATAGAAACCTGTGTCAGGGACCTGTCCACGGAACAGGTACGTCAGGGACACGACATTACGGTCCTCTGTCATCAGCCGACCCCATTGAAAGGCACGACAACCACGCTTGAAGACGGGGTAGCGATCACCCGGTGCGCAACGCTCGGGACCTGTGCCTTTGCACCGCTGTCGCCTGTCTTTCCCCTGCATCTGCGGACCGCAATCAAGCGGGCACGCCCGGATGTCATACACCTGCATCTGCCCAATCCTGCCGTGCTCTATTCCCGAATATTTCCTGCCAACGTCCCTGTCATAGCCCATTGGCATGCCGATGTGCAGGGAACACCGAGCGCCGCGGTCCGGGCCTTGTACCCGCTCTATCGTCTTTTCGAAACACCGTGCCTGTCCCGGGCCAGCCGCATTGTGACCACCTCTCCACCCTACAGGCAGTCCAGCCCTTCGTTGCGCAGGTGGCACACCAAGACCGCAGTCATCCCACTTGGCATTGATCTGAATAGATACCCGGCACACGACACGGTGGAGCAACCCGACAGGCCGCTCGTCCTCAGCGTGGGAAGATGTTCATTTTACAAAGGATTCGAGCACCTTGTCAGGGCAGCTGCCGCAGTACCAGAGGCGGACTTCGTCATTGCGGGAGACGGCTCTCGGCGCTGGGACCTGCTCCGGGAAATCGACCGCCTTGCCCTATCCGATCGCGTGCACCTGCCCGGAGCGGTGTCTGACAGCCAACTGCGGCAGTACTACAAGCAGGCCTCCCTCTTCTGTCTGCCGTCCGTTGACCGCAGCGAAGCCTTCGGCGTTGTCCTCCTTGAGGCCATGCGCTACGGGTTGCCCCTGATCTCCACGGCCATCCCCGGATCAGGTGCCGCCTGGGTAAACATGGATGGACACACCGGAATCGTGGTCCCACCCGCATCACCATCCGCACTGGCGCAGGCCATCAAGGATATGCTCCACAACACGCAGCGAACCGAGGAAATGGGCAAGGCCGCCCGCGCCCGACTCGAAGAAACATTCACGATACAAGCCGTTGCTCAGTCATTTCAAGCTCTGTACCGGGAGGTTATCGCCAACCCCACTGCCTAA
- a CDS encoding glycosyltransferase family 4 protein, translating into MKRILINALPMTVVGTGIGRYLRGLANACERECRDTVALSYFVGDRIVELPPVVQGAGWQERMGQLLWKLPTPIAYGARLLRHFRTEKHFCELCEGFDVYHEAGYFPYIPQERIRTILTVHDLSLLRFPQWHPPERVRYANRYFRERLPLVDGFCAVSAFTKQEMVEHLGVAPEMITVTPLGVDPEQFNETPDPIAIQALDAFGLPDEFMLFVGSGDPRKNRELLVAALGAARTALPLVTVGWSGWSDDDLSGCVNMGYVSDATLAQLYRSAKMLVMPSEYEGFGLPVVEAMACGCPVLTSDAGALREVGGDAVEVVADIHDAKAFGACLDALFAEPEQLRGMSERGLALAARYTWTRTSLQTVATWQRG; encoded by the coding sequence ATGAAAAGGATTCTTATCAATGCACTACCCATGACTGTTGTGGGGACCGGGATCGGACGCTATCTGCGCGGGTTGGCCAACGCCTGTGAGAGAGAGTGTCGTGACACGGTTGCGTTGTCCTATTTCGTTGGCGATCGTATTGTGGAGCTACCGCCCGTGGTTCAAGGGGCCGGATGGCAGGAGCGTATGGGGCAATTATTGTGGAAACTGCCCACTCCCATTGCCTACGGCGCGCGGTTGCTGCGGCATTTCAGGACAGAAAAGCACTTCTGTGAGTTGTGCGAGGGGTTTGATGTCTACCATGAGGCGGGCTATTTCCCGTATATTCCGCAGGAGCGCATACGGACGATCTTGACCGTCCATGATTTGTCGTTGCTGCGGTTTCCTCAATGGCATCCGCCCGAGCGGGTTCGGTATGCCAACCGATACTTCCGGGAGCGGCTACCTCTGGTGGACGGGTTCTGTGCGGTTTCGGCGTTCACCAAACAGGAGATGGTCGAACATCTGGGCGTTGCCCCTGAAATGATCACGGTGACACCTCTGGGAGTCGACCCGGAGCAGTTCAATGAAACGCCCGATCCCATCGCGATACAGGCTCTTGATGCGTTCGGTCTTCCAGATGAATTTATGTTGTTCGTCGGTAGCGGCGATCCGAGGAAAAATCGGGAACTGCTTGTCGCTGCCCTGGGCGCTGCCCGCACGGCTCTTCCGCTCGTGACCGTGGGGTGGAGCGGCTGGAGCGACGATGATTTGAGCGGCTGCGTGAATATGGGCTATGTCTCGGATGCAACGCTGGCGCAACTCTATCGGTCAGCAAAAATGCTTGTTATGCCAAGTGAATATGAAGGGTTCGGGTTGCCTGTTGTCGAAGCGATGGCCTGTGGCTGCCCGGTCCTGACATCGGATGCCGGGGCATTGCGGGAAGTTGGCGGGGATGCCGTCGAGGTTGTTGCCGATATTCATGATGCCAAGGCGTTCGGTGCCTGTCTTGACGCGCTCTTTGCTGAACCGGAGCAGTTGAGGGGCATGTCGGAGAGGGGGCTTGCCCTGGCCGCCCGGTACACATGGACTCGAACAAGCCTGCAAACGGTAGCGACCTGGCAAAGGGGGTGA
- a CDS encoding autotransporter outer membrane beta-barrel domain-containing protein, which yields MNRILFLSLLLVCLLWAVAASAETNGQEQSTSDVVRTSSQALTTMVQGRVATIAAPIPAGVEQSANNTIDSKGNFAYSTNVEELGLASGEEAMGIGIWAMGAYTNFKSTTSGAKYDADAYNLMVGADYRATDELLVGLAAGFGVLDLDKKDWNGGADTGSLKTDHEWTIMPYAAYNLTDFTVVDGAFAYTDSRYKDDDGTNVGRYDSERYLTNIGISQYFMYEEWTFSGRAGYMYVHGDLSSYSRGGTNVANPDSYLGQLNLEGKAAYYFENGLQPYTALRYFVDTSSSTRPTNSDYDEFGAVLGVNWYVTDQWIFNLEGSSSLDRSDFESYSGHLNVRYEF from the coding sequence GTGAACCGCATCCTTTTCCTTTCCCTGTTACTTGTCTGCCTGCTTTGGGCTGTGGCGGCATCTGCAGAGACGAACGGACAGGAGCAGTCCACCAGTGACGTTGTCCGTACCAGTAGTCAGGCCCTCACCACAATGGTGCAGGGACGAGTTGCGACCATTGCGGCTCCCATACCTGCGGGCGTCGAGCAGAGCGCCAACAACACAATTGATAGCAAGGGTAATTTCGCCTATTCCACGAATGTTGAAGAACTCGGCCTCGCCTCTGGTGAGGAGGCCATGGGAATCGGTATCTGGGCCATGGGTGCCTATACCAATTTCAAAAGCACGACCTCTGGCGCTAAGTACGACGCTGATGCGTACAACCTCATGGTCGGCGCCGACTACCGGGCTACCGATGAATTGCTGGTCGGCCTTGCCGCCGGGTTCGGTGTCCTTGATCTCGACAAGAAAGACTGGAACGGCGGGGCTGATACCGGCTCTCTCAAGACCGATCACGAATGGACGATCATGCCGTATGCAGCGTATAATCTGACGGATTTTACTGTTGTTGACGGGGCGTTTGCCTACACCGATTCGCGCTACAAGGATGATGACGGCACCAATGTCGGTCGGTATGACTCCGAGCGGTATCTGACCAACATCGGTATTTCACAGTACTTCATGTATGAGGAATGGACCTTCAGTGGTCGAGCCGGATACATGTATGTGCATGGTGATCTGTCTTCCTACTCCCGCGGCGGAACCAATGTCGCCAACCCGGACAGCTACCTCGGTCAGTTGAACCTGGAAGGCAAGGCCGCCTACTACTTCGAGAACGGCCTGCAGCCGTATACGGCTCTGCGGTATTTCGTGGATACCAGCTCTTCGACACGGCCGACGAATTCAGACTATGACGAATTCGGCGCTGTCCTGGGTGTCAACTGGTACGTAACCGATCAGTGGATCTTCAATCTTGAGGGCAGCAGCTCACTGGATCGTTCCGACTTCGAATCCTATAGCGGCCATCTGAACGTCCGCTATGAATTCTAG